DNA sequence from the Armigeres subalbatus isolate Guangzhou_Male chromosome 1, GZ_Asu_2, whole genome shotgun sequence genome:
TTCCGAGATACTTTCCCCCTCGTTGATTTTGCGCAACGACCTCTTGAAGGTATCCACAAATCTCTCCGCCTGGCCATTAGACTGTGGGTGATACGGCGATGTCCGGAAATGTTGAATGCCGTTCTTCCTGCACAAAACCGCGAACTGTTTCGACGTGAACTGCATTCCATTGTCGGAGACTATGACGTTGGGAACGCCAAAACGGGCAAACAGTGCAGAAGTGCAGACCGTTGATTGGGCCGGCGAAGTCGATGTGGATACGCTCCCAGGGAGATTGAGCGAGTGGCCACGACTGTAGCGGAACCTTAGACGGTGTCTTCGAATGTATGACACAGCTTTCACATCTCTTCACAAAATCAGCAATGTGGTCATCGATCCTCGACCAGTACACGTGACTACGTGCGATAGCTTTCATCCGCTCCATTCCCGGATGTCCTCAGTGGAGTTGCTTGAGAATCCGCTGCCGAAAACTGTCCGGAATCACCAAACGGTGATTCATGACGGACATCATGACGCACCCCTTCACTACCGATAGAGCGTCTCGATGAGCGAAGAAAGGGCGAACTTCAGGGTTAGCGATGTCATCGATTTTGGAGGGTCATCCACGCTGGTTGTACTGGATCACTTGTTGGAGAACCGGGCACTGGAGAGTAGCGCCGCGCACCGATTTTAACGTAGCTGGCAGCGTACTGGTGGCTTCCTGGAGTGGAATCTCGATGTCGTCTTCCAGTTGAATCGATGCGATGATGAAGTCCTCCTCTGGTTTGACTTAACCGTTGATGAGGGGGGACAGTACGTCGGCATATTCAAACTGCGTGGTGGACACGTACTCGATGTCGAAGTTGTAGCGCAGAAGCGTCAGGGCCCAACGTTGAAGGCAGTTGGCCGTGTGAACCGGAATACCCTTCTTGTGTCCGAATATCCGCAGGAATGGCTGATGGTGAACTTGCGTCCGAGCAAGAACTTCCTTCTCGATCTGTCCGTAATTTGCCTCCGCGGGGTGAGTGAGCGGGAAGCGTATGCAACAGCGTTGAGTGAGCCATCGGGGAACCTGTGTAGAAGGTAGGCACCGATTCCGGACTGCGAGGCGTCGCCGTCGGCAGCAACTATGATGTCTAGTGATGGATCGTAGTGTGTCAGAAGTAAATCCGACTGGAGTACTTCCTTGAAGCGCCTGAACGATTTCTGGCACTCGCTGTTCCAAACGAATTTGGCATCCTTCTTCAGCAGCGCGTCGAGCGGCCGCCGCAGTTGGTGCATCTCCGGAACAAACTTTGCGTAGAAATTCACCGCACCAAGGAACGAGCGTAGAGTTGTGACATCTTTGGGCGGTGGCATCTTGACAATGGCTTCCACCTAGGATGGGTCTGGACGGAGACCGTTCTCGTCTACGATGTGCACCAAATACTTTACCTACGGCTGCAGAATGTTGCACTTTTCTTCCCTCAGAACGAAACCGTAGACTTTAAGGCGTTGAAACAGTGCGTTGAGCATCTTGTGGTGCTCCTCTTCGGTTTTGCTGGCCACGAAGATGTCGTCCAGAAACGTGTCCACTCTTTCGAGATTGGCAACCATGCTGTTCATCAACTGCTGGAAGGCCCCGGGAGCGGATTTTACTCCTGGTGCGAGCCGGTTGAAGCGGAAGAGACCTCGATGCGTGTTGATTGTGAGCAGCTGCTTCGAGTCGTCGTCAACTTCCACTTGAAGATAGGCGTCACTTAGGTCGACGACGCTGAAATACCGGCACCCATTGAGCTTGGTAAAGATTTCATCAGGGACCGGTAGCGGGTAATTGTTGTGCTCCAGGGCAGCGTTCAGTCCAGTTGAGTAATCGGCACAGATTCGTACTTTTCCTCCGGGCTTCTTCACTACGACGATCGGAGCCCACTGCGAGAAATCGACAGGCGTGATGATGCCCAGTGATTGAAGTCAGTCCAGCtccgcatcgatcttctccatGGACGTGAAAGGAACTGGGCGCTTCGGCTTGAAAACGGGTTTGGCATCGGACTTGAGATAGAGTCGGACCTTCATCTTCTAGCAGTGTCCGAGGCCGTTCTTGAACTTGGACTTGATTGACCATCGGCAACGTGGACGTGGTTGCAGGTAGCGGGGTGTCCCACAGCTTGAACAGCTCGATCCAGTCCAGACCAATCAGGTTGATGCAGTTGTTGGTCACGTAGAAAGTTGCGGTTTTGGTGACACCTCCGAGTTTGATTGGGTATCGGAGTTCACCAAGTAGATGAAAAGCGTCACCCGACGCAATCCGGGCAGTCCGTGTTGTGGGAGTCAGCGTTGGCGAGCCCAGGTTCTTCTTCCACTGCTTCTTCGAAACGATGGTGATGTCGGACGCGATGTCCAACTGCAGAGTGACTTGAGACCCGTTGATATCCACCGTTAGGAACTTCCGTCTAGAAGTGCAGCTGACCTGGTTGATGGAGAAAATTCCGTTCAcgtgcttcttcttcttgagTGCCGCCTTCGATGTTTAGCTGCCACAATACCCTTCTTTGTGGCCGGTTTGCTTGCAGTCCCGACAGACGTGCTTCGTATAGGTGCAGTCCCGGACGTAGTGCATTCCGCCACACTACCAGCAGGGTGTTTTAGGACCTTTGGACTTCGTATTCTTCTTCTCTTTGGAACTCGGTGTCATCGTTGGAGGTTTGTTCTGCTTGACTGCGCAGATGGTACTCTCCGATTTCTTGTGTTCCACCATGGCCGTGTCGTGCTTGAGGTTTTGCAGACGTTGGCACTCCGTGATGAGTCCAGAGTGCATTCATCTGCCGCGTTAGCCTGAAGCTTGGATAGGAGTCTCGTTCGGATGTCTGCGTCCTTCGACGATCGGAGCCTACAGGTGAAAATCAGGCTCTTGAATTGGTCCGCCGTGATCTTGCTGAGCTCGAAGTCTTCACAGCATCGGTTGACGTCCCAGCGTACGTTAGAAAGTCGTCCGCGTCGTGCTTCGTTAGCTGGAAGCACTGGTAACGCTTGCTGAACAGGGAGATTCGGACGCTGAACAGCTCTGTCAGCTTCTTCACCGTCTCATCGAACGAGTACTCACGGGGGTGCTTTGGAAGCACGAAGTTGACGTACTTGTCGTGCACTGTCACGCTAAGGCTTCTCAACAGCAACCGCACTTTCGCCGCATCGTCCAACTTCGTTCCGTCCTTGAGGAAAAGGTCTTCGTACTTCTGGTACCACCGGTCGAAAACGAGCCCGTTGTCTGGATTGTAGACGAACTCCCGGATGTTGGAGGCCAGAGATTCGATGATGAACTCCGGGCTGCCCGGCGACCGATTGGAAACGTTTTCTTGATTGCCGAAACGTTCCATCATCTCCATCAGCCGGGTGTTTTGCTTCGCCATCGCTTGATTCTGCCGCAGGATTTGCTGGTAGATTACTTGAAAGTCGCCGGATCCAGGcatcttgaaaaaaatcctcGTCGCCAAAATGTTGTACTTTAAATACGACTTTATTGTAGGATGGTCGGGTACAAAGtcatcaattttcacatttgttgATTATCAAGTTGCTATGGCTGAACTGGTCGCTAGGGTCGCGACTGGTGGTAATCATTGACTACTATGTTCGTGGCTAacataactaaagaaatgctaatagattactaagttgaaaagcaggccaagtttcagttgaaatgtagtgctatgagaaaaaaaatatacgagaaaggcaaaagcttGTGATGCACTTACGacattgactgattcaccgaaaccgatgGCTAAACTGTTGGCAAGTTCTTAATAGTAaatatacataaatattgtaacacgctgaaatcggtttttacgcggaggatacgggccgcgtaaattgaaacaacgtgaaaaccgcgtaaatcccaaaatatgtctgaaagAACGCGGAAATCCCAAAATTCGAGTGAAAATCACATGGAAAGCCAATCGTGAaaaaataatcgcgtaaaaaacgacttcaggtatgaagcgttgactcttccttgatcgaatggtccaagaaaattgaaaatccatcgagaaacggctgagatattaacgatcaaattctatcatattttcatgacgtttttcgattttttgcaatcgtaaagtgtaattatggaaaagacagacgtagttctacgtcaaaaaatcaattttacgcTTCCTGATCGTCAGTCAAGGGGTGATTGTAACGCACACAAACCGAGTCCTAATGGTTATGAGGTTCTAAACATACCTGACATGACTGCTCTCCGGTTGCGACAGAATTCccaagcaacacacatgttgtataAGTGTAATTATAACTCATATACGATTAAAttcggtcatatatgagttgctgTGACCAAaacgatctgaattgtgctgctagggttcaacatggggccctccttagccgtgcggtaagacgcgctacaaagcaagaccatgctgagggtggctgggttcgattcccggtgccggtctaggcaattttcggattggaaattgtctcgacttccctgggcataaaagtatcatcgtgctagcctcatgatatacgaatgcaaaaatggtaacctggcttagaaacctagcagttaataactgtggaagtgcttaatgaacactaagctacgaggcggctctgtcccagtgtggggatgtaatgccaataagaagaagaagaagggttcAACATCCCTGCAACCTTGAAGCAGTGGCCTCGCGGGAAGTTTAATaggaaaaagtagaaggttgtagacacgaccgccaattggacgtagaattacgttaattgtaaaatatttaattttgaaattctgaaaatgttcACTTGTGCATATCTAAGGTTGCTGTGACCTGTGCTGCAATTTATCGACAGCGCTTGCTAAGTGCGATTATTTTATTAACTCATTTGCCCAAAATTACACACAGCGCTCCCTTTAGGAAACGACACACCGCACTTTTTGCTGCCAGTAAACTCGATTCTTATAGGGAGATAACAttgccctttcggccaaatgaccctttcggccaaatgactctttcggccaaacgaccctttcggctagacgaccctttcggtcaaataatcctttcggccaaacgaccctttcggccaaatgactttcgtccagatgggtttcggcatTACCCTTCCCcctcaaaaaaatataactttaaTACGGCTTGTCCGGTCGTTTTGGTGAATTCGGCAATATTTCAGGTATTCACTAGaattatgtgaaaaaaatatacactgtgaaATAAAATCGTccaatcattgaaaaaaaaaacctggaaaataaattttcacgaaaacgattttttttcaatatttcttatttttttatatgttgtagcagataatatatgtaCTTTTTCGCACTTTAGgtcataatggagaaatgatggaccagaaagtttttttttaaagagttgtttttttaaaaataatcgaaaaatttaCTTTACGTTTTTATTGACTCGGTTATAAGATAAAAtataccgatttttttttaattttcagtcgttttcgaatgtttttcgaTTCTATTCAACCTAGAATCAAATTTTACGGAGTTATTGATATATATTGACAAATGCTAGTAATGGAGCAGTGGTTGGCCATTTTCATGGTATGAGGTTGTGTGCATTTCAAAATAGGTTCCCAAATGGGTCGACTACGACTATGATTATGACCTTTATAAGCATTTTTCAATGGAACCACATAATGGGTATCGAACTGCTAGAAATTGCATCAGCAAATTGGTTCTTActgttttaggccaccagacataCTGACCTCATAGATTCCGTTCCAGGACGAGTTCCATTCCAGGACGAGGGAAACACTTTTCAATAGATTCCGAGCATAATGggtatcatttatttattttattttctcagacaaaggccggagtggcctatgCAGTACATAAGAGTGCACTTGGTCCTCGATGTGCCTTCTTGTCCCCATCGGAACAGGTTACCAGAGGGGTCGAGAGAGGTCATAAGCATTTTTCAATGGAACCCCAACAATATTGGTACCAATCTTCTAATGATCTAAGGACCTTTATTCCCAATGTTAATTTTTAGAATAGCAATATAAGGGCAAAATCATTTTCCAGGAGCACCCATGGATCCCGGAAGACCAGCATATGGTCATACGAAAGCTCCAAATCATCCAGAGAAGTTGCCGATTCCGATAATTTGTCTTGTAAGATGCGACTTTTTAGAAATTGAGTGTTGTAGCCATGAGCAAGCAAAATCAATACAAGGACTCATTAATTCTGGATGGCCACCAAGTgattcttcaaaagttctggAACAGTTGAACAAGTTCGTCGTTCGAAgctatgatttttttataaatcgattgtTGACGTaatgtgagagcaaaatcaatgcatagAACACTCATCGACTCCGGATGGTCAATAAGTGtccctccagaagtttcagATCATCCAGAGAAGTGGAAAATTGTTAAATTCCGTCCTAGAAAACCACAACTTCAAAGACTTCAAAATTCAATTAGtgatcctccaggaactccggaACATCCAGATTAATCCAGATTTTGAAATGCGCCCTCAAAAAGTAGCGGCTGGTTCACATAACaatgtttgtatcaaaatgAGAGCAACATCTTTGCAACAACTATCCATTGACCTCGAGAGGCCACTAAGTGATGCTTCAGAAACTCTGGAACATCTGTAAATGTAATCAATTCTAGAAATTCACCCTAGAAAGTTCCGCCTTTTTTTAACGTTTgccggggaaattcctggagaattcctcaTTTAGCTCCCGGAGgagttactggaggaacttccggacgaattactggagaaatttccgaaggaattcctggagaagcttacggagggattcctggaagaattcctggagaaactcccggaataAATCGTGGAGGAACTCCCCGAGCAATTCCTGCAggttcttccggaggaattcttggaacaacttccggaagaattcccggaaaaacttccggaggaatttctggcgaaatttttagaagaattcctggagaaactcctggaggaacttccggagggattcctggaagaatacctggaggaattcccggaagaattcccggagcaactcccagaggaattcctagaggaactcccggaggaattcctggatgaactccggaaagcattcctggaggaactccgggtggaattcctggaggaacgccgggtggaattcctggaggaactccggggggaattcctggaggaactccggggggaattcctggaggaactccggggggaattcctggaggaactccggggggaattcctggaggaactccggggggaattcctggaggaactgcggggggaattcctggaggaactgcggggggaattcctggaggaactccggggggaattcctggaggaactccggggggtattcctggaggaactcctgggggaactcCGGGGAAactccgggggaattcctgggggaactccgggggaattcctgggggaactccgagggaattcctgggggaactccgggggaattcctgggggagctccgggggaattcctggaggaactccaggaggaattcctggaggaactcccggaggaattcctggaggaactcccggaggaattcccggaggaattcctggaggaactcccggagaaattcctgtaggaactctcggaggaattcctggaggaactcccggaggaattcctggaggaactcccggaggaattcctggaggaactcccggaggaattcctggaggaactcccggaggaattcctggatgaactcccgaaagcattcctggagaaactcgggggggaattcctggaggaactccgggaggaattcctggagcaactccgggaggaattcctggagcaactccgggaggaatttctggagaaattccggggagaattcctggaggacctctggggggaattcctggaggaacttcgggaggaattcctggaggaactcctgggggacttcctggaggaactccgggggaattcctgtaggaactctggggagaattcctgtaggaactctagggggaattcctggagaaactccggggggaattcctggaggaactccgggggaattcctggaggaactccggggggaattcctggaggaacacggggggaattcctggaggaactcctgtgggaactccgggggaattcctgggggaactccgggggaattcctggaggaactccgggggaattcctggaggaattctcggagaaattcctggaggaactcccggaggaattcctggaggaactcccggaggaattcctggaggaactcccggaagaatttctggaggaactcccggaggaattcctggaggaactcccgaaggaattcctggaggaactcccgagggaattcctggaggaactcccggcggaattcctggatgaattcccggatgaactcccgaaagcattcctggaggaacttccggagggaattcctggaggaactcccggaggaattcctggaggaactcccggaggaattcctggaggaactcccggaggaattcctggaggaactaccggaggaattcctggaggaactcccgaaggaattcctggaggaactcccggcggaattcctggaggaactcccggaggaattcctggaggaactaccggaggaattcctggaggaactcccgaaggaattcctggaggaactcccggcggaattcctggatgaattccgggggaattcccggaagaactcctggaggaacactcggaggaattcctggaggaaatcccggaggaattcctggaggaactcccggaggaattcctggggaactcccggaggaattcctggaggaactcccggaggaattcctggaggaactcccggaggaattcctggaggaactcccggaggaattcctggaggaactcccggaggaattcctggaggaactcccggaggaattcctggaggaactcctgaaggaattcctggaggaactcccggaggaattcctggaggaactcccggaggaattcctggaggaactcccggaggaattcctggaggaactcccggaggaattcctggaggaactcccggaggaattcctggaggaactcccggaggaattcctggaggaactcccggaggaattcctggaggaatttccggaggaattcctggaggaactcccggaggaattcctggaggaactcccggaggaattcctggaggaactcccggaggaattcctggaggaactcccggaggaattcctggagtaattcccggaggaattcatgggggagaccccggaggaattcctggaggaactcccggaggaattcctggaggaactcccggaggaattcctggaggaactcccggaggaattcctggaggaactcccggaggaattcctggaggaactcccggaggaattcctggaggaactcccggaggaattcctggaggaactcccggaggaattcctggaggaactcccggaggaattcctggaggaactcctgcaggaaatcctggaggaactccgggaggaattcctggaggagctccgggaggaattcctggaggaactcccggaggaattcctggaggaactcccggaggaattcctggaggaactcccggaggaattcctggaggaactcccggaggaattcctggaggaactcccggaggaattcctggaggaactcccggaggaattcctggaggaactcccggaggaattcctggaggaactcccggaggaattcctggaggaactcccggaggaattcctggaggatctccagacggaattcctggaggaactcccggaggtaatccaggaggaactcccggaggaattcctggaagaactcccggaggaattcctggaggaaatctcgaaaaaattcctggaggaactcccggaggaattcctggaggaactctcggaggaattcctggaggaactcccggaggaattcctggaggaattcctggaggaactcccggaggaattcctggaggaactcccggaggaattcctggaggaactcccggaggaattcctggaggaactcccggaggaattcctggaggaactctcggaggaattcctggaggaactcccggaggaattcctggaggaactcccggaggaattcctggaggaactcccgaaggaattcctggaggaactccaggaggaattcctggaggaactcccggaggaattcctggaggaactcccggaggaattcctggaggaactcccggaggaattcctggaggaactcccggaggaattcctggaggaactcccggaggaattcctggaggaactcccggaggaattcctggaggaactcccggaggaattcctggaggaactcccggaggaattcctggaggagatcccggaggaattcctggaagcgCTCCCTGAGGATTTCGTGGAGGAGCTCCTAGATcaaatcttggagaaacttcaggaggaattttcagaggaactcccggaggaattcctggaggaactcccggaggaattcctggaggaactcctggaggaattcctggaggaactcccggaggaactcccggaggaactcccggaggaattcctggaggaactcatggataagtttctggaggaactcccggaggaattccttgaggaactcccggaggaattcctggaggaactcccggcggaattcctggtggaacaaccggaggaattcctggaggatctcccggagaaattcctggaggaattcctggaagaactccttgaggatttcttggaggagcttccacttgaaggaactccaggaggaaatcttggagaaactttcggaggaattctgggaggaactcctggagaaattcttggagaaagtaccggaggaattcctggaggaacttct
Encoded proteins:
- the LOC134206133 gene encoding uncharacterized protein K02A2.6-like, with product MHYVRDCTYTKHVCRDCKQTGHKEGRKFLTVDINGSQVTLQLDIASDITIVSKKQWKKNLGSPTLTPTTRTARIASGDAFHLLGELRYPIKLGGVTKTATFYVTNNCINLIGLDWIELFKLWDTPLPATTSTLPMVNQVQVQERPRTLLEDEGPTLSQWAPIVVVKKPGGKVRICADYSTGLNAALEHNNYPLPVPDEIFTKLNGCRYFSVVDLSDAYLQVEVDDDSKQLLTINTHRGLFRFNRLAPGVKSAPGAFQQLMNSMVANLERVDTFLDDIFVASKTEEEHHKMLNALFQRLKVYGFVLREEKCNILQP